A window of Costertonia aggregata contains these coding sequences:
- the murB gene encoding UDP-N-acetylmuramate dehydrogenase, with translation MNIQENISLKPYNTFGIDVNAQFFLEISSVQELQEALGLQNFPQKFIISGGSNMLLTKDIDALVLYINIKGIEIIHEDEDVVTLRIMAGEDWHQMVLWTLHHGYGGLENMSLIPGKTGTAPIQNIGAYGVELKDVFESCEAMEIESGSIKKFSREDCKFGYRDSFFKNEGRGKYVIVSVCFTLTKKNHNLNTSYGAIEAELERQKIDRPTIKDVSNAVITIRQSKLPDPAEIGNSGSFFKNPIVSSSEFDTFITSYPNAPYYKVSNESYKIPAGWLIEKCGFKGKRYGDAGVHKNQALVLVNYEKASGKEILDLANIIIARVKEVFGIQIIPEVNIIK, from the coding sequence ATGAACATCCAAGAAAATATATCCCTAAAACCATATAACACCTTTGGTATTGATGTAAATGCCCAGTTTTTTCTGGAAATAAGCAGCGTACAAGAATTACAAGAGGCACTAGGGCTTCAAAATTTTCCGCAAAAGTTCATCATAAGTGGCGGCAGCAATATGTTGCTCACCAAGGATATTGATGCTTTGGTATTATATATCAATATTAAAGGTATTGAGATCATACACGAAGATGAAGATGTGGTAACGTTACGAATCATGGCCGGTGAGGATTGGCATCAAATGGTGCTTTGGACCTTACATCACGGTTATGGCGGCCTGGAAAACATGTCGCTTATTCCCGGAAAAACGGGAACCGCACCCATACAGAATATCGGTGCTTATGGCGTAGAGCTCAAAGATGTATTTGAGAGCTGTGAAGCAATGGAGATCGAGAGTGGTTCCATCAAAAAATTCAGTAGGGAAGACTGCAAATTTGGCTATCGGGATTCTTTTTTCAAAAATGAGGGCAGGGGAAAATACGTCATCGTTTCCGTGTGTTTTACACTTACCAAAAAAAATCATAATCTGAACACATCTTACGGAGCTATTGAGGCCGAATTGGAACGACAAAAAATAGATAGACCAACCATAAAGGACGTATCCAACGCCGTAATCACGATACGGCAAAGCAAACTGCCGGATCCAGCCGAAATCGGCAACAGTGGCAGTTTTTTTAAAAATCCAATAGTAAGTTCTTCAGAATTCGATACATTTATTACAAGCTATCCCAACGCCCCCTATTATAAAGTATCGAATGAAAGCTATAAGATTCCCGCCGGGTGGCTAATTGAAAAATGCGGATTTAAGGGCAAACGTTACGGAGATGCGGGCGTTCATAAAAATCAGGCTTTGGTTTTGGTCAATTATGAAAAAGCTTCGGGAAAAGAAATCCTAGATTTGGCCAACATCATCATTGCACGGGTAAAAGAAGTATTTGGCATACAAATAATACCAGAAGTGAATATTATAAAATAA
- the lipA gene encoding lipoyl synthase, with protein MSIETVAPPKGKPKWLRVKLPTGKKYTQLRSLVDKYDLHTICTSGSCPNMGECWGEGTATFMILGNVCTRSCGFCGVKTGRPEDVDWEEPEKVARSIKIMGIKHAVITSVDRDDLKDMGSIIWAETVNAIRRMNPETTLETLIPDFQGIERHIDRIIEVSPEVVSHNMETVKRLTREVRIQAKYERSLEVLRYLKDNGAKRTKSGIMLGLGELEEEVIQTMQDLRSVNVDVVTIGQYLQPSKKHLPVKEFILPEQFKKYEEIGLEMGFRHVESGALVRSSYKAHKHIH; from the coding sequence ATGAGTATTGAGACAGTAGCACCACCAAAGGGAAAACCAAAATGGTTGCGTGTAAAGTTACCTACGGGCAAAAAATACACACAACTTCGGAGCTTGGTAGACAAGTATGATTTACATACGATTTGTACTTCTGGCAGTTGCCCTAACATGGGCGAATGTTGGGGAGAGGGTACCGCTACTTTTATGATTTTGGGTAATGTTTGTACACGTTCCTGCGGGTTTTGTGGTGTAAAAACGGGAAGGCCCGAAGATGTAGATTGGGAAGAACCAGAAAAGGTGGCGCGCTCTATAAAGATCATGGGAATAAAACACGCGGTCATCACATCGGTAGATAGGGATGATTTAAAGGATATGGGATCTATAATTTGGGCGGAAACCGTAAATGCTATCAGAAGAATGAACCCCGAAACAACGTTGGAGACCCTTATCCCAGATTTTCAGGGTATTGAGAGACATATAGATAGAATTATCGAGGTAAGCCCCGAAGTGGTCTCCCATAATATGGAAACCGTTAAGCGGTTGACCCGAGAAGTACGTATTCAAGCAAAATATGAACGAAGCCTTGAAGTACTGCGGTACTTAAAGGATAATGGGGCCAAACGAACCAAATCGGGCATTATGCTCGGGCTTGGGGAGCTAGAAGAAGAAGTGATACAAACCATGCAGGACTTAAGGTCTGTAAATGTTGATGTAGTGACCATAGGGCAATACTTGCAGCCTTCGAAAAAACACCTTCCGGTGAAAGAGTTTATTCTTCCGGAACAGTTTAAAAAATATGAGGAAATAGGTCTGGAAATGGGCTTTAGGCATGTAGAAAGCGGTGCTTTGGTACGCTCTTCATATAAAGCACATAAACACATACACTAA
- a CDS encoding pyridoxal phosphate-dependent aminotransferase → MPSISIKGKSMPESPIRKLVPYAEKAKKRGIRVIHLNIGQPDIKTPQIALDAVKNNNIEVLSYSRTEGSDAYREKIAAYYSKKHIHVNAEQIIVTTGGSEALSFAMGSIADEGDEIIIPEPFYANYNGFATATGVNVVPVVSNIENNFALPPIEEFEKLITSKTKGILICNPGNPTGYLYSKEEIQKLAKIVKKHDLFLIADEVYREFTYDGREHYSILQEKGLEDHAIIVDSVSKRYSMCGARIGCLVSKNKEIIQTALKFAQARLSPPTYAQIASEAALATPQSYFDDVKTEYVSRRNILIDELSKINGVTVAKPQGAFYCIAQLPIQDADHFAQWLLDDFHIDDETVMVAPAAGFYATNGLGKNQIRIAYVLDKGSLKRAVRILGEALNVYPEG, encoded by the coding sequence ATGCCTTCAATATCCATAAAGGGAAAATCCATGCCCGAATCACCTATCAGAAAATTGGTGCCCTATGCCGAAAAAGCGAAAAAGAGGGGAATACGTGTTATTCATTTGAATATTGGCCAACCCGACATAAAAACCCCCCAAATAGCGCTTGATGCGGTAAAGAACAACAACATAGAGGTACTTTCCTATAGCAGAACCGAGGGCTCAGATGCTTACAGGGAGAAAATAGCGGCTTATTACTCCAAAAAGCATATACACGTGAATGCCGAACAGATAATCGTTACCACGGGCGGTTCGGAGGCCTTGTCATTTGCCATGGGAAGCATTGCGGACGAAGGGGATGAAATCATAATTCCCGAGCCCTTTTATGCAAATTACAACGGTTTTGCCACGGCTACCGGTGTTAATGTTGTTCCCGTGGTTTCCAATATAGAAAACAATTTCGCCCTTCCGCCCATCGAAGAGTTTGAAAAACTCATTACGTCAAAGACCAAGGGCATTCTTATTTGTAACCCTGGGAACCCCACTGGGTACCTTTACAGCAAGGAAGAAATACAGAAATTAGCGAAAATCGTAAAAAAGCATGACCTGTTTTTGATAGCTGATGAAGTATACAGAGAGTTTACCTACGATGGCAGGGAACATTATTCAATACTTCAAGAAAAAGGGCTGGAGGACCATGCGATAATCGTGGATTCCGTTTCCAAGAGATACAGTATGTGCGGAGCAAGAATCGGCTGTTTGGTATCCAAAAACAAAGAAATTATACAAACAGCATTAAAATTCGCCCAAGCACGACTCTCTCCACCTACTTACGCCCAAATTGCCAGTGAAGCGGCATTGGCAACACCCCAAAGCTATTTTGACGACGTAAAAACCGAATATGTTTCCCGTAGAAATATACTGATCGATGAATTGAGTAAAATCAATGGGGTAACCGTTGCCAAACCCCAAGGAGCCTTCTACTGTATCGCCCAGTTGCCCATACAAGATGCCGACCATTTTGCGCAATGGCTACTGGACGACTTTCATATTGACGACGAAACTGTTATGGTAGCCCCGGCTGCAGGTTTTTATGCTACGAACGGATTAGGGAAAAACCAAATACGTATCGCATATGTGTTGGACAAAGGGAGTTTAAAAAGAGCGGTCCGTATCTTGGGGGAAGCGTTGAACGTATATCCCGAAGGATGA
- a CDS encoding RNA polymerase sigma factor — MDKTQDTLYLNIQKAKKGNQIAFSTLLDMFWNDVYGFQLIRTKNENDAEDITIQTFSKAFDKIDTYDESYEFKTWLITISKNLHVDLIRKRKRSILESTGKNNDAIKKVLDETPTIEDNLINEQNLADLLQDIKKLKPHYQRVINLRYFNELSYADIAKELNEPINNIKVKLLRAKKLLAEIIKNK; from the coding sequence TTGGATAAAACTCAAGATACGCTGTACCTTAATATTCAAAAGGCCAAAAAAGGCAACCAAATAGCTTTTAGCACCCTTTTGGATATGTTCTGGAACGATGTTTATGGTTTTCAGCTCATTCGTACCAAAAATGAAAATGATGCCGAGGACATTACCATCCAGACATTTTCCAAGGCGTTTGATAAAATAGATACGTATGATGAGTCCTATGAATTTAAAACATGGCTGATTACCATTTCCAAGAACCTGCATGTAGATCTCATCAGAAAACGAAAGAGAAGTATTTTAGAAAGTACGGGTAAAAACAACGATGCCATTAAAAAGGTGCTGGACGAGACACCTACTATCGAGGATAACCTCATCAACGAGCAAAATCTAGCAGATTTACTCCAAGATATCAAAAAATTAAAACCCCATTACCAAAGGGTCATCAATCTAAGGTATTTCAATGAACTGAGCTATGCCGACATTGCCAAAGAACTCAATGAACCCATAAACAACATTAAAGTTAAGTTGTTGCGGGCAAAAAAACTACTTGCAGAGATTATAAAGAATAAATAA
- a CDS encoding tetratricopeptide repeat-containing hybrid sensor histidine kinase/response regulator: MKSVALHTILAKVLTFVALLFMFQNLHSQENTAYEEKVRSYFSKALELKNQDKNNESLDILKQASELAEENEDVKLLIDAYHKFALLYLNLDKDDDAEFYWDRSEILLEDIAYPYGSAVHKYIEAIRLYKRGNNFQAIYMLGDAKQLSNDRNLLNKILLAEADVYLEIEKYESAKKNYNSLIVNTDIYEKEYLTTKAYMGLANLNFERGNIEKSIKNAELALKIAEKNSFYKEMLELNTFLSSLYETTGNYALSLENAKNLLAVKDSTFTIEKAKIEERKADEIHKENQDEIIKKQDTEIQELKESQNRSEIVTILVSAFLTIISLLAVSLYRNNQIKLKTNDLLYTKNRELQTARDAAVSAMEAKTNFLSTVSHELRTPLYAVTGLTHLLLEESPSKNQLEHLKSLKFSGDYLLNFINDILQINKIDADKLEPLQIEFSLKKILSEVINSLQQSAKENKTTILLEHDNDLPGTLLGDPLKLSQIFINLVGNALKFTKNGQVTVITKLIKKDDEEVSVYFEVKDTGIGISKDFQKNIFESFEQGSIQINREYGGTGLGLTIVKSLLGLFGSKIEVDSEPGKGSSFFFTLNLKYKDGVMDDIPFEMTKKEYDFNGLHLMVVEDNKINQVITKKMLIKKGMTCDIANNGMEAVENAKNNRYDAILMDIHMPGISGEEATIRIRKFDRETPIVALTAISLDDSLESFYAAGCNDVVTKPFKPDVFYQKIGENIFDKKSINDSVS; this comes from the coding sequence TTGAAATCAGTAGCGCTACATACCATTTTAGCGAAAGTGCTCACCTTTGTGGCATTGCTTTTTATGTTCCAAAATCTACATTCCCAAGAAAATACGGCGTATGAGGAAAAAGTACGTTCTTATTTTTCAAAAGCACTAGAACTAAAAAATCAAGATAAAAATAACGAGTCCCTTGATATCTTGAAACAGGCTTCAGAATTGGCAGAAGAAAACGAGGACGTAAAACTTCTTATTGATGCCTATCACAAATTTGCATTGTTATATTTAAACTTAGATAAAGATGATGATGCGGAATTTTATTGGGACCGTTCCGAAATATTGTTAGAAGATATTGCCTACCCCTATGGTAGTGCGGTCCACAAATATATCGAAGCCATAAGACTATATAAACGCGGAAATAATTTTCAGGCCATATACATGTTGGGCGACGCCAAACAATTGAGCAATGATCGTAATCTCCTGAACAAAATCTTACTGGCAGAAGCAGATGTTTATCTAGAGATAGAAAAATATGAAAGTGCAAAAAAAAACTACAACTCTCTAATCGTCAATACAGATATTTACGAAAAAGAGTATTTGACCACAAAAGCCTACATGGGCCTGGCCAATCTCAATTTTGAGCGGGGCAACATCGAAAAAAGTATCAAAAATGCCGAACTGGCATTAAAAATTGCCGAAAAAAACTCTTTTTACAAAGAGATGCTTGAGCTGAACACCTTCTTGAGTTCACTTTACGAAACAACGGGCAACTACGCCTTATCCCTTGAAAACGCCAAAAATTTATTGGCTGTAAAAGATTCTACCTTCACTATCGAGAAAGCCAAAATAGAAGAAAGAAAGGCCGATGAGATACATAAGGAAAACCAAGACGAAATCATAAAAAAACAGGATACCGAAATACAAGAACTTAAAGAATCCCAAAACCGGTCAGAAATTGTCACCATATTGGTATCGGCCTTTTTGACCATCATCTCCCTACTAGCGGTATCACTTTATCGTAACAATCAGATAAAGTTGAAGACAAATGACCTTCTATACACAAAAAACAGGGAACTACAGACCGCTCGGGACGCTGCGGTTTCAGCAATGGAAGCTAAGACCAACTTTTTGTCCACGGTGAGCCACGAGTTACGTACACCATTGTATGCGGTAACCGGCCTTACACATCTTTTGTTGGAAGAAAGTCCAAGCAAAAACCAATTGGAACATTTAAAATCACTTAAATTTTCTGGAGATTATTTACTCAATTTCATCAACGATATCCTTCAGATAAATAAAATAGACGCAGATAAACTAGAACCCTTGCAGATAGAGTTCAGTTTAAAGAAAATATTATCAGAGGTCATCAACTCCTTACAACAGAGTGCCAAGGAAAATAAAACTACGATTCTTCTGGAGCATGACAACGACTTGCCCGGCACATTACTGGGAGACCCTTTAAAACTCTCACAAATATTCATAAACTTAGTGGGCAATGCACTAAAATTCACCAAAAACGGTCAAGTTACGGTCATCACTAAACTAATAAAAAAAGATGATGAAGAGGTATCGGTCTATTTTGAGGTAAAAGATACGGGAATAGGAATATCCAAGGACTTTCAAAAAAACATTTTTGAAAGTTTTGAACAGGGTTCCATACAAATCAACAGAGAGTACGGCGGTACCGGTCTGGGACTCACCATAGTCAAAAGTTTGTTGGGGCTTTTTGGCAGTAAAATAGAAGTGGATAGCGAGCCCGGTAAAGGGAGCTCCTTCTTTTTTACGTTAAACCTAAAATATAAAGACGGTGTCATGGATGATATTCCGTTTGAAATGACAAAAAAGGAATACGATTTTAACGGTTTACATCTTATGGTCGTAGAAGACAATAAAATAAACCAGGTCATCACCAAAAAAATGTTAATCAAAAAGGGTATGACGTGTGATATTGCCAACAATGGTATGGAAGCTGTTGAAAATGCAAAAAACAACCGCTATGATGCCATTCTTATGGATATTCACATGCCGGGAATAAGTGGTGAGGAAGCCACTATCCGAATACGAAAATTTGATAGGGAAACTCCTATTGTAGCACTTACCGCCATTTCATTGGACGACAGTTTGGAAAGTTTTTATGCCGCCGGGTGTAACGATGTTGTCACCAAACCTTTTAAACCCGATGTTTTTTACCAAAAAATCGGCGAGAACATTTTTGATAAAAAATCGATCAACGATTCGGTCTCATAA
- a CDS encoding membrane or secreted protein: MKLVLLTIGLLALAFAGIAIKIWSKKDGKFSGTCASQNPFLNKEGEACGMCGKLPSEQDCKKDTAPEFQ; this comes from the coding sequence ATGAAGTTGGTTCTTTTAACGATAGGTCTTCTTGCGCTGGCCTTTGCTGGGATTGCGATTAAGATATGGTCTAAAAAAGACGGTAAATTTTCTGGTACCTGCGCCAGCCAAAACCCCTTTTTGAACAAAGAAGGGGAAGCATGCGGTATGTGCGGTAAATTACCTAGCGAGCAGGACTGTAAAAAAGACACCGCCCCAGAGTTTCAATAA
- the gap gene encoding type I glyceraldehyde-3-phosphate dehydrogenase — MQTIRIGINGFGRIGRTFLRLAANRPNLKVVAINDIADAQTLAHLLKYDSIHGIYNKDITANEDTIFVNGEEIKLSNAKTPDKIEWSAHQIDVVLESSGKFKSSTQLQPHIDNGAKKVILSVPPSDDDIKMVVYGINEGSINENDTIISNASCTTNNAAPMLKIINDLCGIEQAYITTIHSYTTDQSLHDQPHRDLRRARAASQSIIPTTTGAAKALTKIFPELSNVIGGCGIRVPVPNGSLTDITLNVKRQTSIQEINDTFERISENELKNILFYTKDPIVSIDINNSYHSCTFDSQMTSVIGKMVKIIGWYDNETGYSSRLIDLINLLAKKKFI, encoded by the coding sequence ATGCAAACAATCAGAATTGGTATAAATGGTTTTGGAAGAATCGGGAGGACTTTTTTAAGGTTGGCCGCCAACCGTCCAAATTTAAAAGTAGTGGCCATCAACGATATTGCAGATGCTCAAACACTGGCCCATTTATTAAAGTATGATAGTATTCATGGCATCTATAATAAAGATATTACTGCAAACGAAGACACCATTTTCGTCAATGGTGAAGAAATAAAGCTAAGCAATGCCAAAACACCTGACAAAATAGAATGGTCAGCTCACCAAATAGATGTTGTCCTTGAATCATCGGGCAAGTTTAAAAGTAGCACCCAGTTGCAACCGCATATTGACAATGGGGCCAAAAAAGTGATTCTTTCCGTTCCTCCTAGTGATGATGATATCAAAATGGTCGTGTACGGTATAAACGAGGGTAGCATAAACGAAAACGACACCATTATTTCCAACGCTTCGTGTACTACCAATAATGCCGCTCCCATGTTAAAAATCATAAACGACCTTTGTGGTATCGAGCAAGCTTATATTACCACCATACATTCGTACACTACCGATCAAAGCCTGCATGATCAACCCCATAGGGATTTGCGCAGGGCCAGAGCGGCATCGCAATCCATTATCCCCACAACAACAGGAGCGGCAAAGGCATTGACCAAGATTTTTCCAGAATTATCAAACGTTATAGGAGGTTGTGGCATACGTGTTCCCGTACCCAATGGATCATTGACAGATATAACGTTGAACGTAAAAAGACAAACATCAATTCAAGAAATAAACGATACATTTGAGCGAATATCAGAGAATGAATTAAAAAACATACTTTTTTATACGAAAGACCCTATAGTTTCGATAGATATAAACAATAGTTATCATTCTTGTACGTTTGATTCTCAGATGACATCGGTTATCGGAAAAATGGTTAAGATCATAGGCTGGTATGACAATGAGACCGGCTATAGCAGCAGATTGATCGATTTGATCAATCTATTGGCAAAGAAAAAATTTATTTGA
- a CDS encoding Nif3-like dinuclear metal center hexameric protein: MIVKEITRILEELAPLSHAEDFDNVGLLVGDKDQKVNGVLVTLDTLENVVDEAIAKKCNLIVSFHPIVFTGLKKITGADYVQRVVIKAIQNHIAIYSMHTALDNSNRGVNAKICEVLGIKDPKILIPKKGTLKKMVTYVPKADAHRLRDALFAAGAGEIGNYSNCSFTIDGTGTYRAGEKANPTKGETGKTHFEDEIQINIVFSKTHQSEIVKTLLENHPYEEVAYEIYTLDNTDANIGMGMIGNLVKPINEIEFLYQLKEKMNVSVIRHSELLHKKVQKIAVLGGSGAFAIDTAKALGADVFVSADIKYHEFYKADKSMVIADVGHYETEQFTKNLLVDYLTKKIPNFAIHLSESKTNPIKYL, translated from the coding sequence ATGATAGTAAAAGAAATAACTCGTATTCTTGAGGAATTGGCACCATTATCCCATGCAGAGGATTTTGATAACGTAGGGCTTTTGGTGGGAGACAAAGACCAAAAAGTAAATGGCGTACTTGTGACTTTGGATACTTTGGAGAATGTAGTTGACGAGGCCATTGCAAAAAAATGTAACCTCATTGTTAGTTTTCATCCTATAGTCTTTACAGGACTCAAAAAAATAACGGGAGCCGATTATGTGCAGCGGGTAGTCATTAAGGCGATTCAAAATCATATTGCCATTTACAGCATGCATACCGCTTTAGATAATTCAAACAGGGGTGTTAATGCAAAAATATGTGAGGTGTTGGGAATCAAAGACCCAAAAATTCTTATACCCAAAAAAGGTACTTTAAAAAAAATGGTCACCTATGTCCCCAAGGCAGATGCACATAGGTTAAGAGATGCCCTTTTTGCAGCAGGTGCCGGGGAAATCGGCAATTACAGTAATTGTAGCTTCACTATTGATGGTACTGGCACATACAGGGCCGGTGAAAAAGCAAATCCCACCAAGGGCGAAACCGGTAAAACACATTTCGAGGATGAAATTCAAATAAATATAGTTTTCTCCAAAACACATCAATCCGAAATCGTGAAAACACTCTTGGAAAATCACCCATACGAAGAAGTGGCCTATGAAATATATACCTTGGACAATACCGATGCGAATATAGGAATGGGAATGATCGGTAATTTAGTGAAACCTATTAATGAAATCGAATTTTTGTATCAGCTCAAAGAAAAAATGAACGTATCGGTAATTCGCCATTCGGAACTGCTTCATAAAAAAGTACAGAAAATAGCCGTTTTGGGCGGGAGCGGAGCTTTTGCCATTGATACCGCGAAAGCTCTGGGAGCCGATGTTTTCGTATCTGCGGATATAAAATACCATGAGTTTTACAAGGCAGATAAAAGTATGGTTATCGCCGATGTCGGGCACTATGAGACAGAGCAGTTTACAAAAAACCTTTTAGTTGACTATCTTACCAAAAAAATTCCTAATTTTGCAATCCATTTATCGGAAAGTAAAACCAATCCAATCAAGTATTTATAA
- a CDS encoding RNA polymerase sigma factor, with protein sequence MSILLEKHIVELLQERNEKAISLLYENYGDTLYGVAYKVVRDEELAQDVLQESFVKIWKKSDSYDTSKAKLFTWLFRITRNTAIDKLRSVKTKSDKEIQMDVSDVYNLGVESIKPEFMDVRENLDKIEPKYQIVLDALFFQGMTQQEASDELDIPLGTIKSRLKIGLRELRKIYGPAMLVSLYLIFGL encoded by the coding sequence ATGAGTATACTACTTGAAAAACACATTGTAGAACTACTACAGGAACGCAATGAGAAAGCTATTTCCCTACTCTATGAAAACTATGGCGACACTTTATATGGCGTAGCGTACAAAGTAGTTAGGGATGAGGAATTGGCACAGGACGTGCTACAGGAAAGTTTTGTGAAAATCTGGAAAAAATCCGATTCCTACGATACTTCAAAAGCTAAGCTATTCACATGGCTTTTTCGTATTACCAGAAACACGGCCATTGATAAATTAAGGAGCGTAAAGACAAAATCCGACAAGGAAATCCAAATGGATGTTTCGGACGTATATAATTTAGGTGTTGAAAGCATTAAGCCCGAATTTATGGATGTTCGGGAAAACCTGGATAAGATTGAACCTAAGTATCAAATTGTTTTGGATGCCTTGTTTTTTCAAGGGATGACTCAACAGGAAGCCAGTGACGAACTGGATATACCCTTGGGCACCATCAAATCTAGATTAAAGATTGGATTACGTGAATTAAGGAAAATTTACGGGCCGGCAATGCTAGTATCGCTCTATTTAATATTTGGATTATGA
- a CDS encoding anti-sigma factor, translating to MKEKIRIFLDTDLLEKYLLGTTTTEETLRVERYIAMYPEVKKNYDELQENLETFAKMHAIKTPEGLRERILNKIKAENKGKSIFFRYAIAASLAACLFAGTAFIFWDQNQNLQEENTIVTNKIKDLEQDWKQQLEDVRNQFIVLNNPGTKKYNVSGNKKAKELKAVAYINPIKKLSYINVSKLPNLPEDQCFQMWAEVNGEMINLGVIQEAADKEKLMAMPYADNGVSYITIEPKGGNVTPTVENIVADIKY from the coding sequence ATGAAAGAAAAAATACGCATATTCTTGGATACCGACTTATTGGAAAAGTATTTGTTGGGAACCACTACAACTGAAGAAACCCTTAGGGTTGAGCGCTACATAGCCATGTATCCCGAGGTAAAGAAAAATTACGACGAGCTTCAGGAAAATTTGGAGACTTTTGCCAAAATGCATGCCATAAAGACCCCAGAAGGCCTTCGGGAAAGAATATTGAATAAGATCAAGGCAGAAAATAAGGGTAAAAGTATATTTTTCAGGTATGCGATTGCAGCTAGTTTAGCCGCTTGCCTATTTGCGGGAACCGCTTTTATTTTCTGGGACCAAAATCAAAATTTACAAGAAGAGAATACTATCGTTACCAATAAAATAAAAGATTTAGAACAAGACTGGAAACAACAGCTGGAAGATGTACGCAATCAGTTTATTGTGCTGAACAATCCTGGAACAAAAAAATATAATGTAAGCGGCAATAAGAAGGCCAAAGAACTAAAGGCTGTGGCCTACATAAATCCAATAAAAAAGTTATCCTACATTAATGTGAGCAAGTTGCCTAATTTGCCCGAAGACCAGTGTTTTCAAATGTGGGCAGAGGTTAATGGCGAAATGATAAACTTGGGAGTTATCCAAGAAGCAGCGGACAAAGAAAAATTAATGGCCATGCCATATGCCGACAATGGAGTAAGCTACATTACCATAGAACCTAAAGGGGGCAATGTAACCCCTACGGTCGAAAATATAGTTGCCGATATCAAATACTAG
- the lpxK gene encoding tetraacyldisaccharide 4'-kinase, whose amino-acid sequence MWLLRKILFPVSLVYMAVVYLRNYLYDIGLFKSKSYQIPILCVGNLSTGGTGKTPMVEYLVSMLKDDFRVGVLSRGYRRKSKGFVLANKNSSVEDLGDEPYQIYSKYPMISLAVDANRQNGISHLKEIHEPDIIILDDAFQHRKVKPGFLILLTSYGDLYSSDWYLPTGNLRDSKKEAKRADVIIVTKCPKDLSETERERIIGQLGPISHQKVLFSYLNYHAKVISKDTVYELDDFKDTNITLVTGIANPKPLLDYLKGKNISFEHLAYKDHHFFTEKELGLFNSKKCILTTEKDYVRLKGRLDTIFYIPISHQFIGEGKKVLQENVQKFMRPNR is encoded by the coding sequence ATGTGGTTGCTCAGAAAAATACTGTTCCCCGTTTCATTGGTTTACATGGCCGTGGTATATCTACGCAATTATCTGTACGATATTGGTTTGTTCAAATCAAAATCTTACCAAATCCCGATACTATGCGTAGGCAACCTAAGCACCGGAGGAACGGGAAAAACCCCAATGGTAGAGTATTTGGTCTCGATGTTGAAAGATGATTTTAGGGTCGGGGTACTGAGTAGGGGGTATCGTAGAAAATCCAAGGGGTTTGTATTGGCAAATAAAAATAGTTCAGTAGAGGACTTGGGGGATGAGCCCTATCAGATCTATTCCAAATACCCCATGATAAGTTTGGCTGTTGATGCGAACAGACAAAACGGTATTTCCCACTTGAAAGAGATACATGAACCTGATATAATAATATTGGATGACGCATTTCAGCATCGAAAAGTGAAGCCGGGTTTTTTAATATTATTGACCTCTTATGGGGATTTGTATAGCAGTGATTGGTATTTGCCCACGGGAAATTTACGTGACAGTAAAAAAGAGGCAAAACGGGCAGATGTCATTATAGTGACAAAATGCCCAAAAGATCTAAGTGAAACAGAACGAGAAAGAATAATTGGACAATTAGGCCCTATAAGCCATCAAAAAGTATTGTTTAGCTATCTAAACTATCATGCTAAGGTTATAAGCAAAGACACTGTATATGAACTGGATGATTTTAAGGATACCAACATTACCTTGGTAACCGGTATTGCAAACCCTAAACCTTTACTTGACTATTTAAAAGGTAAGAATATTTCATTTGAACATTTGGCTTATAAAGACCATCATTTTTTTACCGAAAAGGAACTTGGCTTGTTCAACTCCAAAAAATGTATTCTCACTACCGAAAAAGACTATGTACGGCTAAAAGGTAGATTGGACACTATTTTCTATATACCTATTTCGCACCAATTTATAGGAGAAGGCAAGAAGGTGCTTCAAGAAAATGTTCAAAAATTTATGAGACCGAATCGTTGA